The sequence below is a genomic window from Amycolatopsis sulphurea.
CAAGGGCGAGTCGTTGCGGGACACCGCGCTCACCCTCGCGGCCGCAGGAGCCGACTGCATGATCGTCCGGCACCCGGCATCCGGCGCCGCGCACCGGTTGTCCGGCTGGCTCGCCGAGGCCGGTACTTCGGTGGTCAACGCGGGCGACGGCACGCACGAGCACCCGACGCAGGCTTTGCTCGACGCCGCCACGCTTCGAGAGCGTCTCGGCAGCCTGCAGGACCGCCGGATCGCGATCGTCGGCGACGTGCTGCACAGCCGCGTGGCGCGGTCCAACATCCACCTGCTGACCACGCTCGGCGCCGAAGTCGTGCTCGTCGCCCCGCCGACGCTGCTTCCGGTCGGCGTCGACAAGCTGCCCGTCACGGTGTCGCACGACCTCGACGCCGAGCTGCCCGCGGTCGACGCGGTGATGATGCTTCGCGTACAGGCTGAGCGGATGACTGGCGGGGGCCCAGGACAGAGTTTTTTCCCGTCGGCGCGCGAATACTCGATCTCCTACGGCCTCTCCGAGCGGCGTCAAGCGCTGCTCCCGGAGCACGCCGTGGTGCTGCACCCCGGTCCGATGCTGCGCGGGATGGAGATCGCGCACGCGGTCGCCGATTCTCCCGCTTCGGCTGTGACTGAACAGGTC
It includes:
- a CDS encoding aspartate carbamoyltransferase catalytic subunit; the protein is MKHLLATDGLDAATATAVLDTADELKHTLLGREVKKLPTLRGRTVITLFYENSTRTRVSFEIAGKWMSADVINVSASSSSVNKGESLRDTALTLAAAGADCMIVRHPASGAAHRLSGWLAEAGTSVVNAGDGTHEHPTQALLDAATLRERLGSLQDRRIAIVGDVLHSRVARSNIHLLTTLGAEVVLVAPPTLLPVGVDKLPVTVSHDLDAELPAVDAVMMLRVQAERMTGGGPGQSFFPSAREYSISYGLSERRQALLPEHAVVLHPGPMLRGMEIAHAVADSPASAVTEQVRNGVHVRMAVLYHLLASEGAAA